From a single Mobula birostris isolate sMobBir1 chromosome 13, sMobBir1.hap1, whole genome shotgun sequence genomic region:
- the LOC140207508 gene encoding hemoglobin subunit alpha-like, protein MAFSDSEKQIMEEIGNHIKANAEAWGADALVRLFKVYPQTKKNFKKFTGFEDCDPSVRNHGRLVMNALADAAHDVDHMGKHLEGLAIEYREELQMDPHYIHLLTNCIVLTLAIHLPTFTPAYHCAVGKFLKVVSDELSSKYQ, encoded by the exons ATGGCATTCTCTGACAGCGAGAAACAGATTATGGAAGAAATTGGCAACCACATAAAGGCAAATGCTGAAGCTTGGGGTGCGGATGCTTTAGTCAG GTTGTTTAAGGTCTATCCTCAAACTAAGAAAAATTTCAAGAAATTCACTGGCTTCGAAGACTGTGACCCATCGGTCAGAAATCACGGTCGCCTGGTAATGAACGCATTGGCGGATGCAGCCCATGATGTGGACCACATGGGTAAACACCTGGAAGGGCTTGCCATTGAATATCGTGAAGAACTGCAGATGGATCCTCATTACATTCAC CTGCTCACCAATTGTATCGTACTCACCCTGGCCATTCACTTGCCTACGTTCACCCCTGCATACCACTGTGCAGTTGGTAAATTTCTTAAGGTGGTCTCGGATGAATTGAGCTCCAAATACCAGTAA